ATAGAAttcaaaagaaagagagagagagagagagagagagagagagagagagagagagagagagagagagagagagagagagagagagagagagagagagagagaactaATCTTTACAATGAGACATACAAATCGTACGTCAGCAGCAAAAGATTCCAATGTCATTCATTGATACCCACACTAAGCGCAATGGTATGATCTATGTAAATAAGCAAAACACGACGTAAGGTAGCATTTTTAAATagtagaaaaaagaaaagtcgAAATCAAACACCGAAACTGTACGTGTCAAATGGTACTCTCGATTGGAGCGAAACATAAATCAGTGTAGCAACAATTGCTAAAAATAGTAACAATCATTAGCAAGGAAGAAATCGTGAAAGAGAATAGGAGAGccaaaagcaaacagaaacaaTGAACGGAAAGCGTTTGTATGAAACTCTGTACTCACTGTGAAATAAATGTACACACTTTACGCCAGCATAAACTCTCACATACACTGTGTGAAACTCTGTAAATAAATCAGCACTTCGCAGCTCTTGTGTTACTGTATTCCGGGAGTTAGATAGTTGTGCACCGAAACTTAACATTTGTTTTATATGAAGGTGATATTAATATGGTTTAAAGCCGTTGTTGCTTTATGTTTGATAAACAAAtattataaactttatattaaTGGATGGAGTGCATTCTTTTTTCGCAGTTTGTTTATCTTCAATAATTGCATAATAATTGATAATAATTGCAAAATCTTATCGCATTTCGGAATGATCGCAATTGTCAGTTTAATGAGCACTACTTCTCTTTAATAAAAATTGCAATGTTTTATGCGTTTTACGATATTATTTTGGAAAATCCTTTTCAAGCAACGGAACAACCAACTAACTAATTGGTCGGTGATTTATTGATGTCTCTTGTTGCTTGAAACAGCACGCCATCCTCTGAGAAAATGATCTTCACTTGCGGTCAGTAGACACGCCCACTTTCTTCCCGAGAATAATATGGTGGATCAAGGCAGGGTTCGGCAATGTTTATCCTAAACGGTAACTTGCGGATTTTGGGATAAGATAATAAGAGTTTTGTTAAAACATAGAAacgtttctatttttttcatatCAGTTTGATTAGTTTGttctttattttaaaaaatctgTGGAGTTTTAACAAGTTTTGCACATTTAATTGGATGTTGATTAGATCAGCTTTTAAACAATACCCTTTATGCTTTATTATCGAGGCTCGTTAGACCACTTTCGTTAGTGTTTGTACACTAGTTCGCACGGTCAAATTATCCGTGATAATTCTAATAACTCTACTTGTCAAATCATTGCTTCATCCTCAATCTCTTCACAATCTATTTCACTCGACGAATCCTGCTCGCTGGAGGCCAATCCATCCTTAATGGCACATTCGTTGTTGTTCATCAAATCGGCACCCTTCTTACCGCCGGTACGCACGCCACCAGCGATCGATGCTTCAGTTGGATTGGACGTTGCTAGACTCTCGATCATATTGCTCGGATTGCCAAAAGCACGCTCAAGATCGGCTATTCCCGAACTGTTACCATCCGTTGCCAGCAATCCTCCGTTGATTAGCTCATTTGGATTAAATTTTGGTCCGGGCATTCCAGCTGCAGTGTAGTAGGCCCCTTCCAAGAGTTCTCCCGACGACAGTGGCCTCAAACCAAGCGGTTGTGCCATTCGACTTTGGGGCGATGTTGAAGGAATTTTGTGTAGAAATCCGCCAGGTCCAGCTGCTGCCGCCGAGGGTATACTGGAAAGGTACGCTCCCGGTGGCATTCCTGGACGTGTGGGGAAATTGGGACCGGCGTTCATGGGAACGGGCCCGGAAAGAGTCGGGTAAGGTCTGATGGCAGCGGGATGTTGCATGCCGAGTGCTGGATGAGATGCACCAGCAGCTCCTGGCTGTGGACCATTAAGCAGGAGTGATTGGACGGGCGTTGGTCCGTTCGGTGTTTGGCTGAACAACCACAACCGATCCCAACGACCATCGGACGGGCAAAACTTCCAATGCCAAGCTGGGAGTAGTAGTGTGAGGCGAGTGACTCAACGTCCGCTGTATATTTGCGTTTCCACTTGGTGCGTCGGTTTTGGAACCATATCTTGATTTGAGTTTCGGTTAGATGTAGCTGTTTGGCCAGTGCGGTACGCTTGGCGACGGATAGGTACTTGCCGCGCTCAAACTCCGTCTCCAATGCTTTGATCTGAGCCGCAGAAAATGCAGTGCGTGGTCGTTTCTTTCTATCATCGTGAGCAGCCAGTCCTCCTacaaaagagataaaaaacaCGCAGAAAAAATGGCTGTAATTAGTTATGAGCAACAATTTTAAACGATGACAGGTATGAGTTTAGTGAGCTGTTTCGTGACCACTAATATGAGTTGTATTTTTAGCCGTACTTTAAACTTTTCATGTTTACGAAAACATATATCTGCGTTGATATTTTTAGTTCACAGTAAAGTaaagttagaaaaaaaaacccattcgACGTTCGAACGTACCGACTCGGCCCGGTCCATGACGACGGCATTTCTCACATCCTTACCGTCGGGCAGTTAAAGCCGCTGATCGACATTCGGTGACAATTAAGTGGCGTATTTGGAGGCAATTAGAAAACGATTAAATGCTGCTCTGGCGATGATTGATGAGCAGTACGACAGGTTTGTTAGTTTTCGGGCTGCATGTTAGAAGGCGGATGCCGATGCGTTGGCTTTAGCATCGATGATTGGCCGATAGGAAGGTGGAGAAGAGACTGAAGTTCGTACACGTGAATGGTTGTCAATGGATGGGGGAAAAACGATCGTAGGCGATAAGTTATTGAGAGAAATATTTAAAGACGTAGCTAAAAATAGTCACATTTTTCTTGCGGAGGAATATTTTTGACTAAAATTCTAAgtgacaattttttttgaataggtTTGTACATCCAAAAACTGCGAGAGAAAACAAGAATTGCGATTTAAGTTTGTTGTGTCCGTTCCTACCGtatacaaaaatatacaaacaTACATCTCTTCTGCTCATTGCtcattttctttacttttttgtacAAATATATTCTCTTTTTATACGATttaatggagaaaaaaaa
This genomic window from Anopheles merus strain MAF unplaced genomic scaffold, AmerM5.1 LNR4000364, whole genome shotgun sequence contains:
- the LOC121602230 gene encoding ventral anterior homeobox 2-like, whose amino-acid sequence is MDDRVASSYPIAHPAQLHNSMVYQTLMTRSASAVEFLDVNKNETSAVPFAADRPPSERAASSSPESSCNEDTMDNCSEIASEGSASGGLAAHDDRKKRPRTAFSAAQIKALETEFERGKYLSVAKRTALAKQLHLTETQIKIWFQNRRTKWKRKYTADVESLASHYYSQLGIGSFARPMVVGIGMPPGAYLSSIPSAAAAGPGGFLHKIPSTSPQSRMAQPLGLRPLSSGELLEGAYYTAAGMPGPKFNPNELINGGLLATDGNSSGIADLERAFGNPSNMIESLATSNPTEASIAGGVRTGGKKGADLMNNNECAIKDGLASSEQDSSSEIDCEEIEDEAMI